Proteins co-encoded in one Gossypium arboreum isolate Shixiya-1 chromosome 11, ASM2569848v2, whole genome shotgun sequence genomic window:
- the LOC128283602 gene encoding disease resistance protein RPV1-like yields the protein MMSLPSTSSCISKKEYDVFLSFRGEDTRTNFTDHLYKALKRSGIVTFRDDPKLDAGEEIAPELFKAIQQSWCSVIVFSETYAFSSYCMKELGEIVEQKNKGHKVFPIFYNIDPSDLRKQKGKLMKPSPNMKSDTRKIETRSKSGEKL from the coding sequence ATGATGTCGTTACCATCAACTTCCTCATGCATTTCTAAAAAGGAATATGATGTTTTCTTGAGTTTTAGAGGTGAAGATACTCGCACAAACTTCACAGATCATCTCTACAAAGCTCTAAAGCGGAGTGGGATTGTCACTTTCAGAGATGATCCAAAGCTGGACGCCGGTGAAGAGATCGCACCTGAACTCTTTAAAGCAATTCAGCAATCATGGTGCTCGGTAATCGTTTTCTCCGAAACCTATGCCTTTTCAAGTTATTGCATGAAGGAACTTGGTGAGATTGTTGAACAAAAAAACAAGGGTCATAAAGTGTTTCCAATTTTTTACAATATTGATCCATCCGATTTAAGAAAACAGAAAGGAAAGTTAATGAAGCCCTCGCCCAACATGAAGAGCGATACAAGAAAGATAGAGACAAGATCCAAAAGTGGCGAAAAGCTTTGA